A single window of Stigmatopora nigra isolate UIUO_SnigA chromosome 22, RoL_Snig_1.1, whole genome shotgun sequence DNA harbors:
- the LOC144215524 gene encoding golgin subfamily A member 1-like isoform X2, with amino-acid sequence MFAKLKKKIAEEAATAPRSGVRLPRTFSKESITSVGADSGDDFASDGSSSRDDLPAQLLRRNYQIRKLEAKLSDYAEQLRVMQKTKEKLEIALENHQDCTYLSSCSAPTTSIKKLQEQNEFHQSNRAKMEEGMTQALDKKDQEWMKRLAVVEKEKAALTARLDEMMEQSLTLFQKRDDVDEFEGFQKQELAKVKHMLLRKEEQLGRLQLEFQQKETDLNLSKQRLSEAEGTLQSLQKQHAESSRSNTELEIEREELLLIREEADKKIDDLEGQNQKLQMVIQEVSTDLKKSQSMVSSSESLFQDLQTEHNALKLKQQKAAVTEEDRERLLGDLQTKVNSLERQLQGNLSQDDHLLELVKERSRLEERLEEARAEQIELRTNHTETVSSLEAQISKMTSSIAELQTLLRHKDESSKSYRERTDTQIASLEEQVHKSCVRLKNAEEQLEKKEQEMEKLQGEWSAEKGLLDQQLSLSTQQSVEQIKRLEDTITALHTEKCTMQNTMVDLERQKEETNASLRQQMEELQQCKLELDGQQTISTEIAKALEESRRQREELQKQVELLTTAQERSHQEFSTVSEKLIMREKDIQSLHDEVQSRLALLDQLRQELEQLRVQKEESELDKDSQLAHLREELLDQTQQQDTCQARISYLEVEVETLTEQLHSPPVCKEDHNGSVNVDDLDHIQKVNKDLEQQLSDKNRTIKQLQQRMAELKRTLQKELKLRPEPEEETKEKLTEGSVMKAESVCAEPPAPVSSPSLSTRRTRVTNTSNLNDTREINFEYLKHVVLKFMSSGDAEAYQLIRAVSVLLGFTREEEDMLKETLQYKMSWFGSKPSPKGIIRPSVSGSSTHRR; translated from the exons ATGTTTGCTAAGCTGAAGAAAAAGATTGCAGAGGAGGCAGCCACGGCCCCGCGTAGCGGGGTCCGTTTACCTCGTACCTTCAGCAAAGAATCCATCACTTCAGTGGGGGCAGATTCTGGCGATGACTTT GCATCTGATGGAAGCAGCTCCAGGGATGACCTGCCTGCCCAACTGCTCAGGAGGAATTATCAGATCCGCAAACTAGAGGCAAAGCTGTCAG ACTATGCTGAGCAGCTGCGAGTAATGCAGAAGACCAAGGAGAAGCTTGAAATTGCATTAGAAAACCATCAGGATTGTACGTACCTCTCGTCTTGCTCCGCTCCTACCA CTTCCATAAAAAAACTTCAAGAGCAGAATGAATTTCACCAGTCTAACAGAGCCAAAATGGAAGAAGGGATGACACAAGCACTGGATAAAAAGGACCAG GAGTGGATGAAGAGACTGGCTGTTGTGGAGAAA GAGAAGGCTGCCTTAACAGCAAGACTGGATGAAATGATGGAGCAAAGCTTGACATTATTTCAGAAGAGGGATGATGTGGATGAATTTGAAGGTTTCCAGAAGCAGGAACTTGCTAAAGTCAAACACATG TTGCTGAGAAAGGAAGAACAGCTTGGTCGCCTTCAGCTGGAATTCCAGCAGAAAGAGACTGATCTTAATTTATCGAAACAAAGACTCTCTGAAGCAGAAGGAACACTTCAATCATTACAAAAGCAGCACGCGGAGAGTTCCAGATCCAACACGGAGCTGGAAATAGAACG AGAAGAACTACTGCTTATCAGAGAAGAGGCAGACAAGAAAATTGATGACCTGGAGGGACAAAACCAAAAGCTACAAATGGTCATCCAGGAGGTCTCAACAGATCTAAAAAAG TCACAGAGTATGGTGTCTTCTTCTGAAAGCCTCTTCCAGGATCTTCAGACTGAACATAATGCCCTAAAGTTGAAACAACAAAAG GCTGCTGTTACAGAAGAGGACAGAGAACGCTTACTGGGGGACCTTCAAACAAAAGTCAACTCCTTAGAGAGGCAGTTGCAAGGAAACCTGAGCCAGGACGACCATCTACTTGAGCTTGTCAAGGAG AGATCCAGACTTGAGGAAAGACTGGAAGAGGCAAGAGCAGAACAAATAGAACTCCGGACAAACCACACTGAAACAGTCAGCTCCTTGGAGGCACAG ATATCCAAAATGACATCCAGCATTGCAGAGCTGCAGACACTTCTCCGACATAAAGATGAATCTTCAAAGTCCTACCGAGAAAGAACAGATACACAA ATAGCAAGCCTGGAGGAACAAGTCCATAAAAGTTGTGTTCGACTGAAGAATGCAGAGGAGCAGCTTGAAAAGAAGGAACAAGAAATGGAAAAACTG CAAGGGGAGTGGAGTGCAGAGAAGGGTCTTTTGGATCAGCAGTTGTCTTTGTCGACGCAGCAGTCTGTGGAGCAGATAAAAAGACTGGAGGACACTATTACTGCTTTACACACAGAAAAATGTACAATGCAAAACACAATG GTTGACTTAGAAAGGCAAAAAGAAGAGACAAATGCATCACTGAGACAGCAAATGGAAGAGTTGCAACAATGCAAG TTGGAATTGGATGGCCAGCAGACAATAAGCACTGAAATTGCCAAAGCTCTGGAAGAAAGTAGGAGACAGAGGGAGGAACTACAAAAACAG GTTGAACTATTGACCACAGCACAAGAGAGATCACATCAGGAATTCTCTACGGTCAGTGAGAAGCTGATAATGAGGGAAAAAGACATCCAAAGTCTTCATGATG AAGTGCAAAGTCGCCTAGCTTTGCTGGACCAGTTACGTCAAGAATTAGAGCAGCTGCGTGTCCAAAAGGAGGAGAGTGAGCTGGACAAAGACTCCCAGCTAGCTCACTTAAGAGAAGAGCTACTCGACCAGACCCAACAACAAGACACTTGTCAGGCTCGG ATCTCCTATTTAGAAGTGGAGGTAGAGACCCTGACTGAGCAGCTTCACAGCCCTCCCGTGTGCAAGGAAGACCACAATGGCAGCGTGAATGTGGATGATCTCGATCACATTCAGAAGGTTAATAAAGACCTCGAGCAGCAGCTCAGTGACAAGAAcagg ACTATCAAACAACTGCAGCAACGAATGGCAGAATTAAAAAGGACATTGCAAAAAGAACTG AAGTTGAGGCCTGAGCCAGAAGAAGAAACAAAGGAAAAGTTAACAGAAGGTTCAGTGATGAAAGCAGAAAGCGTATGTGCAGAACCACCAGCACCAGTGTCTAGTCCAAGCCTTTCTACTAGACGCACCAGAGTGACCAATACCTCAAACCTTAATGACACAAGAGAAATCAACTTTGAATACTTGAAACATGTTGTTCTTAAATTCATGTCATCCGGAGACGCAGAG gcaTATCAGCTAATACGAGCTGTGTCAGTGTTGCTGGGCTTTACTCGTGAGGAGGAGGACATGCTAAAAGAAACTCTTCAGTATAAA ATGTCCTGGTTTGGATCAAAACCTTCTCCAAAGGGAATTATCCGGCCCTCAGTTTCTGGCTCTTCTACCCACCGGAGGTGA
- the LOC144215524 gene encoding golgin subfamily A member 1-like isoform X1 — translation MFAKLKKKIAEEAATAPRSGVRLPRTFSKESITSVGADSGDDFASDGSSSRDDLPAQLLRRNYQIRKLEAKLSDYAEQLRVMQKTKEKLEIALENHQDCTYLSSCSAPTIFSTLCVLIFSLAFCFYLIFFCPASIKKLQEQNEFHQSNRAKMEEGMTQALDKKDQEWMKRLAVVEKEKAALTARLDEMMEQSLTLFQKRDDVDEFEGFQKQELAKVKHMLLRKEEQLGRLQLEFQQKETDLNLSKQRLSEAEGTLQSLQKQHAESSRSNTELEIEREELLLIREEADKKIDDLEGQNQKLQMVIQEVSTDLKKSQSMVSSSESLFQDLQTEHNALKLKQQKAAVTEEDRERLLGDLQTKVNSLERQLQGNLSQDDHLLELVKERSRLEERLEEARAEQIELRTNHTETVSSLEAQISKMTSSIAELQTLLRHKDESSKSYRERTDTQIASLEEQVHKSCVRLKNAEEQLEKKEQEMEKLQGEWSAEKGLLDQQLSLSTQQSVEQIKRLEDTITALHTEKCTMQNTMVDLERQKEETNASLRQQMEELQQCKLELDGQQTISTEIAKALEESRRQREELQKQVELLTTAQERSHQEFSTVSEKLIMREKDIQSLHDEVQSRLALLDQLRQELEQLRVQKEESELDKDSQLAHLREELLDQTQQQDTCQARISYLEVEVETLTEQLHSPPVCKEDHNGSVNVDDLDHIQKVNKDLEQQLSDKNRTIKQLQQRMAELKRTLQKELKLRPEPEEETKEKLTEGSVMKAESVCAEPPAPVSSPSLSTRRTRVTNTSNLNDTREINFEYLKHVVLKFMSSGDAEAYQLIRAVSVLLGFTREEEDMLKETLQYKMSWFGSKPSPKGIIRPSVSGSSTHRR, via the exons ATGTTTGCTAAGCTGAAGAAAAAGATTGCAGAGGAGGCAGCCACGGCCCCGCGTAGCGGGGTCCGTTTACCTCGTACCTTCAGCAAAGAATCCATCACTTCAGTGGGGGCAGATTCTGGCGATGACTTT GCATCTGATGGAAGCAGCTCCAGGGATGACCTGCCTGCCCAACTGCTCAGGAGGAATTATCAGATCCGCAAACTAGAGGCAAAGCTGTCAG ACTATGCTGAGCAGCTGCGAGTAATGCAGAAGACCAAGGAGAAGCTTGAAATTGCATTAGAAAACCATCAGGATTGTACGTACCTCTCGTCTTGCTCCGCTCCTACCA TCTTCAGTACTTTGTGTGTGCTTATTTTTAGTCTTGCTTTTTGTTTCtatctcatctttttttgtccagCTTCCATAAAAAAACTTCAAGAGCAGAATGAATTTCACCAGTCTAACAGAGCCAAAATGGAAGAAGGGATGACACAAGCACTGGATAAAAAGGACCAG GAGTGGATGAAGAGACTGGCTGTTGTGGAGAAA GAGAAGGCTGCCTTAACAGCAAGACTGGATGAAATGATGGAGCAAAGCTTGACATTATTTCAGAAGAGGGATGATGTGGATGAATTTGAAGGTTTCCAGAAGCAGGAACTTGCTAAAGTCAAACACATG TTGCTGAGAAAGGAAGAACAGCTTGGTCGCCTTCAGCTGGAATTCCAGCAGAAAGAGACTGATCTTAATTTATCGAAACAAAGACTCTCTGAAGCAGAAGGAACACTTCAATCATTACAAAAGCAGCACGCGGAGAGTTCCAGATCCAACACGGAGCTGGAAATAGAACG AGAAGAACTACTGCTTATCAGAGAAGAGGCAGACAAGAAAATTGATGACCTGGAGGGACAAAACCAAAAGCTACAAATGGTCATCCAGGAGGTCTCAACAGATCTAAAAAAG TCACAGAGTATGGTGTCTTCTTCTGAAAGCCTCTTCCAGGATCTTCAGACTGAACATAATGCCCTAAAGTTGAAACAACAAAAG GCTGCTGTTACAGAAGAGGACAGAGAACGCTTACTGGGGGACCTTCAAACAAAAGTCAACTCCTTAGAGAGGCAGTTGCAAGGAAACCTGAGCCAGGACGACCATCTACTTGAGCTTGTCAAGGAG AGATCCAGACTTGAGGAAAGACTGGAAGAGGCAAGAGCAGAACAAATAGAACTCCGGACAAACCACACTGAAACAGTCAGCTCCTTGGAGGCACAG ATATCCAAAATGACATCCAGCATTGCAGAGCTGCAGACACTTCTCCGACATAAAGATGAATCTTCAAAGTCCTACCGAGAAAGAACAGATACACAA ATAGCAAGCCTGGAGGAACAAGTCCATAAAAGTTGTGTTCGACTGAAGAATGCAGAGGAGCAGCTTGAAAAGAAGGAACAAGAAATGGAAAAACTG CAAGGGGAGTGGAGTGCAGAGAAGGGTCTTTTGGATCAGCAGTTGTCTTTGTCGACGCAGCAGTCTGTGGAGCAGATAAAAAGACTGGAGGACACTATTACTGCTTTACACACAGAAAAATGTACAATGCAAAACACAATG GTTGACTTAGAAAGGCAAAAAGAAGAGACAAATGCATCACTGAGACAGCAAATGGAAGAGTTGCAACAATGCAAG TTGGAATTGGATGGCCAGCAGACAATAAGCACTGAAATTGCCAAAGCTCTGGAAGAAAGTAGGAGACAGAGGGAGGAACTACAAAAACAG GTTGAACTATTGACCACAGCACAAGAGAGATCACATCAGGAATTCTCTACGGTCAGTGAGAAGCTGATAATGAGGGAAAAAGACATCCAAAGTCTTCATGATG AAGTGCAAAGTCGCCTAGCTTTGCTGGACCAGTTACGTCAAGAATTAGAGCAGCTGCGTGTCCAAAAGGAGGAGAGTGAGCTGGACAAAGACTCCCAGCTAGCTCACTTAAGAGAAGAGCTACTCGACCAGACCCAACAACAAGACACTTGTCAGGCTCGG ATCTCCTATTTAGAAGTGGAGGTAGAGACCCTGACTGAGCAGCTTCACAGCCCTCCCGTGTGCAAGGAAGACCACAATGGCAGCGTGAATGTGGATGATCTCGATCACATTCAGAAGGTTAATAAAGACCTCGAGCAGCAGCTCAGTGACAAGAAcagg ACTATCAAACAACTGCAGCAACGAATGGCAGAATTAAAAAGGACATTGCAAAAAGAACTG AAGTTGAGGCCTGAGCCAGAAGAAGAAACAAAGGAAAAGTTAACAGAAGGTTCAGTGATGAAAGCAGAAAGCGTATGTGCAGAACCACCAGCACCAGTGTCTAGTCCAAGCCTTTCTACTAGACGCACCAGAGTGACCAATACCTCAAACCTTAATGACACAAGAGAAATCAACTTTGAATACTTGAAACATGTTGTTCTTAAATTCATGTCATCCGGAGACGCAGAG gcaTATCAGCTAATACGAGCTGTGTCAGTGTTGCTGGGCTTTACTCGTGAGGAGGAGGACATGCTAAAAGAAACTCTTCAGTATAAA ATGTCCTGGTTTGGATCAAAACCTTCTCCAAAGGGAATTATCCGGCCCTCAGTTTCTGGCTCTTCTACCCACCGGAGGTGA
- the ppp6c gene encoding serine/threonine-protein phosphatase 6 catalytic subunit: protein MAPLDLDKYAEIAKQCKYLPENDLKRLCDYVCDLLLEESNVQPVSTPVTVCGDIHGQFYDLCELFRTGGQVPDTNYIFMGDFVDRGYYSLETFTYLLVLKAKWPDRITLLRGNHESRQITQVYGFYDECQTKYGNANAWRYCTKVFDMLTVAALMDEQILCVHGGLSPEIKTLDQIRTIERNQEIPHKGAFCDLVWSDPEDVDTWAISPRGAGWLFGAKVTNEFVHINNLKLICRAHQLVHEGYKFMFDEKLVTVWSAPNYCYRCGNIASIMVFKDANTREPKLFRAVPDSERVIPPRTTTPYFL from the exons ATGGCGCCTCTAGATTTGGATAAATATGCCGAGATCGCAAAACAGTGTAAATACCTTCCAGAAAATGATCTAAAG CGATTATGTGACTATGTGTGTGATCTTCTGCTGGAGGAGTCTAATGTTCAACCTGTTTCTACTCCGGTAACAGTATGTGGGGACATACACGGGCAG TTTTATGATCTTTGTGAATTATTTCGAACTGGTGGCCAAGTTCCGGATACGAATTACATATTTATG GGAGACTTTGTTGATCGAGGATATTACAGTTTGGAGACTTTTACCTATTTGTTGGTGCTGAAAGCCAAATGGCCGGACCGCATAACGCTTCTACGTGGCAATCATGAGAGCCGACAGATTACACAGGTTTATGGTTTTTACG ATGAGTGCCAGACCAAATATGGAAACGCAAATGCCTGGCGTTATTGCACCAAAGTGTTTGATATGTTAACAGTGGCAGCT CTGATGGATGAACAGATCTTGTGTGTACACGGAGGCCTTTCCCCTGAAATAAAAACCCTCGATCAAATTCGGACCATTGAGCGGAACCAGGAAATTCCTCACAAAGGAGCCTTTTGTGATTTGGTGTGGTCTGACCCTGAAGACGTCGACACTTGGGCCATCAGTCCTAGAGGAGCAGGATGGCTTTTTGGGGCTAAAGTCACAAATGAG TTCGTCCACATCAACAACCTGAAGCTGATTTGCCGGGCACATCAACTGGTCCACGAGGGCTACAAATTTATGTTTGACGAGAAGCTGGTCACGGTGTGGTCGGCTCCCAACTACTGCTATCGCTGTGGCAACATAGCCTCCATTATGGTCTTCAAAGATGCTAACACAAGAGAGCCAAAGCTCTTTAGAGCAGTGCCTGATTCGGAAAGGGTCATCCCACCTCGAACAACGACACCTTATTTTCTTTAA
- the LOC144215641 gene encoding large ribosomal subunit protein uL29, whose amino-acid sequence MAKIKARDLRGKKKEELLKQLDDLKNELSQLRVAKVTGGAASKLSKIRVVRKSIARVLTVINQTQKENLRKFYKGKKYKPLDLRPKKTRAMRRRLTKHEESLRTRKQQRKDLHYSMRKFAVKA is encoded by the exons ATG GCCAAGATTAAGGCAAGAGATCTTCGGGGTAAGAAAAAGGAGGAGCTGCTCAAGCAGCTTGATGACCTGAAAAATGAGCTGTCACAGCTCCGTGTGGCCAAAGTAACTGGTGGAGCTGCGTCTAAGCTGTCCAAGAT CCGCGTTGTCCGCAAATCTATCGCCAGAGTTCTGACAGTCATCAACCAGACTCAGAAAGAGAATCTGAGGAAATTCTACAAG GGCAAGAAATACAAGCCCTTGGATCTGAGACCCAAGAAGACCAGAGCTATGCGTCGCCGCCTCACCAAACATGAAGAGAGTCTGCGCACAAGGAAACAGCAGAGGAAAGATCTCCACTACTCTATGCGCAAATTTGCTGTCAAAGCCTAG
- the LOC144215524 gene encoding golgin subfamily A member 1-like isoform X3, with the protein MFAKLKKKIAEEAATAPRSGVRLPRTFSKESITSVGADSGDDFASDGSSSRDDLPAQLLRRNYQIRKLEAKLSDYAEQLRVMQKTKEKLEIALENHQDSSIKKLQEQNEFHQSNRAKMEEGMTQALDKKDQEWMKRLAVVEKEKAALTARLDEMMEQSLTLFQKRDDVDEFEGFQKQELAKVKHMLLRKEEQLGRLQLEFQQKETDLNLSKQRLSEAEGTLQSLQKQHAESSRSNTELEIEREELLLIREEADKKIDDLEGQNQKLQMVIQEVSTDLKKSQSMVSSSESLFQDLQTEHNALKLKQQKAAVTEEDRERLLGDLQTKVNSLERQLQGNLSQDDHLLELVKERSRLEERLEEARAEQIELRTNHTETVSSLEAQISKMTSSIAELQTLLRHKDESSKSYRERTDTQIASLEEQVHKSCVRLKNAEEQLEKKEQEMEKLQGEWSAEKGLLDQQLSLSTQQSVEQIKRLEDTITALHTEKCTMQNTMVDLERQKEETNASLRQQMEELQQCKLELDGQQTISTEIAKALEESRRQREELQKQVELLTTAQERSHQEFSTVSEKLIMREKDIQSLHDEVQSRLALLDQLRQELEQLRVQKEESELDKDSQLAHLREELLDQTQQQDTCQARISYLEVEVETLTEQLHSPPVCKEDHNGSVNVDDLDHIQKVNKDLEQQLSDKNRTIKQLQQRMAELKRTLQKELKLRPEPEEETKEKLTEGSVMKAESVCAEPPAPVSSPSLSTRRTRVTNTSNLNDTREINFEYLKHVVLKFMSSGDAEAYQLIRAVSVLLGFTREEEDMLKETLQYKMSWFGSKPSPKGIIRPSVSGSSTHRR; encoded by the exons ATGTTTGCTAAGCTGAAGAAAAAGATTGCAGAGGAGGCAGCCACGGCCCCGCGTAGCGGGGTCCGTTTACCTCGTACCTTCAGCAAAGAATCCATCACTTCAGTGGGGGCAGATTCTGGCGATGACTTT GCATCTGATGGAAGCAGCTCCAGGGATGACCTGCCTGCCCAACTGCTCAGGAGGAATTATCAGATCCGCAAACTAGAGGCAAAGCTGTCAG ACTATGCTGAGCAGCTGCGAGTAATGCAGAAGACCAAGGAGAAGCTTGAAATTGCATTAGAAAACCATCAGGATT CTTCCATAAAAAAACTTCAAGAGCAGAATGAATTTCACCAGTCTAACAGAGCCAAAATGGAAGAAGGGATGACACAAGCACTGGATAAAAAGGACCAG GAGTGGATGAAGAGACTGGCTGTTGTGGAGAAA GAGAAGGCTGCCTTAACAGCAAGACTGGATGAAATGATGGAGCAAAGCTTGACATTATTTCAGAAGAGGGATGATGTGGATGAATTTGAAGGTTTCCAGAAGCAGGAACTTGCTAAAGTCAAACACATG TTGCTGAGAAAGGAAGAACAGCTTGGTCGCCTTCAGCTGGAATTCCAGCAGAAAGAGACTGATCTTAATTTATCGAAACAAAGACTCTCTGAAGCAGAAGGAACACTTCAATCATTACAAAAGCAGCACGCGGAGAGTTCCAGATCCAACACGGAGCTGGAAATAGAACG AGAAGAACTACTGCTTATCAGAGAAGAGGCAGACAAGAAAATTGATGACCTGGAGGGACAAAACCAAAAGCTACAAATGGTCATCCAGGAGGTCTCAACAGATCTAAAAAAG TCACAGAGTATGGTGTCTTCTTCTGAAAGCCTCTTCCAGGATCTTCAGACTGAACATAATGCCCTAAAGTTGAAACAACAAAAG GCTGCTGTTACAGAAGAGGACAGAGAACGCTTACTGGGGGACCTTCAAACAAAAGTCAACTCCTTAGAGAGGCAGTTGCAAGGAAACCTGAGCCAGGACGACCATCTACTTGAGCTTGTCAAGGAG AGATCCAGACTTGAGGAAAGACTGGAAGAGGCAAGAGCAGAACAAATAGAACTCCGGACAAACCACACTGAAACAGTCAGCTCCTTGGAGGCACAG ATATCCAAAATGACATCCAGCATTGCAGAGCTGCAGACACTTCTCCGACATAAAGATGAATCTTCAAAGTCCTACCGAGAAAGAACAGATACACAA ATAGCAAGCCTGGAGGAACAAGTCCATAAAAGTTGTGTTCGACTGAAGAATGCAGAGGAGCAGCTTGAAAAGAAGGAACAAGAAATGGAAAAACTG CAAGGGGAGTGGAGTGCAGAGAAGGGTCTTTTGGATCAGCAGTTGTCTTTGTCGACGCAGCAGTCTGTGGAGCAGATAAAAAGACTGGAGGACACTATTACTGCTTTACACACAGAAAAATGTACAATGCAAAACACAATG GTTGACTTAGAAAGGCAAAAAGAAGAGACAAATGCATCACTGAGACAGCAAATGGAAGAGTTGCAACAATGCAAG TTGGAATTGGATGGCCAGCAGACAATAAGCACTGAAATTGCCAAAGCTCTGGAAGAAAGTAGGAGACAGAGGGAGGAACTACAAAAACAG GTTGAACTATTGACCACAGCACAAGAGAGATCACATCAGGAATTCTCTACGGTCAGTGAGAAGCTGATAATGAGGGAAAAAGACATCCAAAGTCTTCATGATG AAGTGCAAAGTCGCCTAGCTTTGCTGGACCAGTTACGTCAAGAATTAGAGCAGCTGCGTGTCCAAAAGGAGGAGAGTGAGCTGGACAAAGACTCCCAGCTAGCTCACTTAAGAGAAGAGCTACTCGACCAGACCCAACAACAAGACACTTGTCAGGCTCGG ATCTCCTATTTAGAAGTGGAGGTAGAGACCCTGACTGAGCAGCTTCACAGCCCTCCCGTGTGCAAGGAAGACCACAATGGCAGCGTGAATGTGGATGATCTCGATCACATTCAGAAGGTTAATAAAGACCTCGAGCAGCAGCTCAGTGACAAGAAcagg ACTATCAAACAACTGCAGCAACGAATGGCAGAATTAAAAAGGACATTGCAAAAAGAACTG AAGTTGAGGCCTGAGCCAGAAGAAGAAACAAAGGAAAAGTTAACAGAAGGTTCAGTGATGAAAGCAGAAAGCGTATGTGCAGAACCACCAGCACCAGTGTCTAGTCCAAGCCTTTCTACTAGACGCACCAGAGTGACCAATACCTCAAACCTTAATGACACAAGAGAAATCAACTTTGAATACTTGAAACATGTTGTTCTTAAATTCATGTCATCCGGAGACGCAGAG gcaTATCAGCTAATACGAGCTGTGTCAGTGTTGCTGGGCTTTACTCGTGAGGAGGAGGACATGCTAAAAGAAACTCTTCAGTATAAA ATGTCCTGGTTTGGATCAAAACCTTCTCCAAAGGGAATTATCCGGCCCTCAGTTTCTGGCTCTTCTACCCACCGGAGGTGA
- the LOC144215903 gene encoding uncharacterized protein LOC144215903 has protein sequence MGVGACGRKGQGRTLGSNERMDVWTKQKGSCQPREFHMTASSSFRPGSHQKNIGLSTTCVELVGLQVQGLCCPLQQRDNNGLLPAHARRVRNGKMRQLTSANGPLRRGKEPVTRFEKVDGVRTVGNESTSKSAEAPNVHIAGHSHQKQQASTTEVHSELHLYLPFSHREEES, from the exons ATGGGAGTAG GAGCGTGTGGAAGAAAGGGTCAAGGGAGGACCCTTGGTTCCAATGAACGCATGGATGTCTGGACTAAACAGAAAGGGAGTTGTCAGCCCAGGGAATTCCATATGACCGCATCCTCCTCATTCCGTCCGGGGTCCCATCAGAAAAACATTGGACTATCCACCACATGCGTGGAGCTTGTGGGCTTGCAAG TTCAGGGCTTATGCTGCCCCCTTCAGCAAAGGGATAACAATGGGTTGCTGCCAGCACACGCCAGACGAGTAAGAAATGGGAAAATGAGACAGCTAACCAGTGCCAATGGACCCCTGAGAAGAGGGAAAGAACCAGTGACACGGTTTGAGAAGGTAGATGGCGTGAGGACAGTAGGAAATGAGTCAACCAGCAAAAGTGCAG AAGCTCCCAATGTCCACATTGCAGGGCACTCACATCAGAAACAACAAGCAAGTACTACAGAAGTTCATTCAGAGCTCCATCTCTATTTGCCCTTTTCACACAGAGAGGAAGAAAGCTGA